AGCTCGAGCTGGTAGTGGCGCGTCTCCAACAGGTTCCTGATCCGCAAGCGCGCCTCGGTGGGGTTGACGGGTTTGGTCAGGAAGTCGCGCACGCCGTTGGCGAGCGCCGTCTCGCGGAGTTCGGTGCGCGAGTCCCCCGTGACCATGAGCACCGGGAAGGCGTCGGGGAGGTTGGGTCCCAACTCGGCGAGCACGCCGAGGCCGTCGCGGTTAGGCATGTGTTGGTCGATCACGAGCAGGTCGGGGGCCTCGGTCACGAAGCGCTCGGCGGCGGCGAGCGGGTCGTCGCACACCCTCACGTCCTGGTAGCCGGCGCGGGTGAGGAGCCCCCGCATGAGCACAAGGGCCGACTCCTCGTCGTCCACCAGTAGTATGCGCATGCCCGTGAGGTCCACTGTCCTCTCATGATAGTAGGGCGCGGTCATGCTCACTGCTAGTTTCTCCCCATCTCCCCCTGGTCGCAGGGTAGGCGCGGCCTTGACGGCCACCCGGATGATAGGGAACGGCCGATGACGGGGTTCTTACGGCGCGGCCGTGGCGCGCCCCAGCGGTGCGGCCGGCGACGTCACCGCCGCCGGCCGCACCGGTCTCCTCGGCCCCTCGGCTAGCTCAGAGGCCCGCCAGCAGCCGCGGACCGGCGCTCAGCAGCGTGTGCCACCAGCCCGGGAACACGCCCAGCAGCAACGTGCCCGCGAGCGCGAGGGCGATGGCAACCTGCGTGGCTCCCGACCGGAAGGCGGGCGGCTCGTAGGCGCTCTCGCGGAAGTACATGTACGCCACGACCCGGAAGTAGTACACGAGGGCCACGATGCTCGTGGCGATGCCCAGCACGGCCAGCCACACGTAGCCCGCGTCGATCACCGCCTGGAAGACGAGGACCTTGCCCGCGAAGCCGACGAGGGGCGGGATGCCGCCCAGGCTGAGCATGAACAGCGTCATCACGGCCGCCAGCCACGGGCGTCGCTTGGCGAGGCCGGCGAAGCGTTCCAGGTCGTCGCCGTGGTCGTTGGCGTCGCTGATCAGGCTCAGCACCGCGAACGCGCCCGCGTTCATGAAGGCGTAGGCCGTGAGGTAGAAGGCCGCGGCCGCGACGCCGCCGTGATCGGTCGCCAAGAGCGCCAGGCCGAGGTAGCCGGCGTGCGCGACGGACGAGTAGGCGAGCATGCGCTTGACGCCCCGCTGCATGAGCGCGCTGAAGTTGCCGACCACCAGCGTGAGCGCGACCATGACGGCCAGGGCCGTCAGCAACCACGGCTGCAGCGCCGGGAACACGACCGTCGCCAGCCGCAGGAGCGCCGCGAACGCCCCGATCTTGATGACCACCGTCATGAACGTGACGACCGGCGTAGGCGCGCCCGTGTAGACGTCGGGCGCCCACTGGTGGAAGGGGGCGAGGGCGGCCTTGAAGCCGAGACCCGCCAGTACCAGCGCGCCGCCGAGGGTCGCGAGCAGGGTGAGGTTCCCGGAGGACAGGGCCGCGGCCACGTCGCCGTAGACGAAGGAACCGGCCGCGCCGTAGACGAGCGCCGCGCCGTAGATGAGGATGGCCGAGCCGAACGCGCCGAGCAGGAAGTACTTCATGCCCGCCTCCTCGGACTGGCGGTCGCGGGTCCGCCACGCCGACAGGGCGTAGACGGGAAGCGACATGATCTCGAGCCCGAGGATCAGGGTGATGAGGTCGCCCGCCGAGGCCATCACGACGGCGCCCAACGCAGACAGCAGCATGAGCGGGTAGTACTCCGGGTGCTCCATGCCGCCCCGCTGCAGCTGGTCCCAGCTGACGAGCACGGCGGCGACCGTCCCGAGGAGGATCACCAGCGTGAGGGTCAGGGCGGGCACGTCGCCCAGGTAGCGCAGACCGAAGCTCGCCGCGTTCGCCTCACCCGACAGGAGCTGCGCCAGCGTGAAGACGCCGGCCGTGATCACGCCGATGAGCGCCGCCCCGGCGGCGCCCCGCGAGTCGCGGCTGAACAGCGCGATGAACAGGGTGACGGCTGCCGTCACCAACAGGGCGATGGCGGGCGCCAGCACGCTCCAGTGGATGTCGATCTGACCGGGGAAGGTCACCGCGCACCTCCGACGTCGCTGAGGGTGATGCCACCAGGCGCGGCCGCGGCGCGCTCGAGTTGCAGTTCGGCCAGCTGCGACTGCGACTCGATGCGCTGCAGGTGCGGAGCCGGCATCAGGCCGAAGAGCAGCACGCCGACGATGACCGGCAGAAGCACGTACATCTCGAGCGCGTCGAGATCCTTGACAACGGCCTCCGACCGGCCCTGGAACAGGCGCTGGTAGAGGTTGACGCCGTACACGCCGGCGGCGATGACCGTGAGCGTGGCGATGGCCGCCGGCCAGGGCGACGTCTGGAACGCCCCGAGGAGCGACATGAACTCGCCCGGGAAGTTGGAGAGCCCCGGCACGCCGATGAAGGTGAAGATCAGGAAGAGCGTGAACGCTGCCAGGGCGGGCGCGGCCTTGGCCAGGCCGCCGTAGTCGGCGAGGTAGAGGGAGCGGCGGCGGTGGTAGAGCATGCCGACGATCAGGAAGAGTCCGCCGGTCGACACCATCTGCGCGGCCAGGAAGTACATGGCGCCGCTCATGCCGGCCAGGTGCATGCCGAACACGCCCACACCGATGATCCCCATGTGCGACAGCGACCCGTAGGCGAGGAAGCGCTTGAGGTGGTTGCTGCCGATGGCGCCGAAGGCGCCGTACAGGGCCGTGACCGCGGACAGGGCCAGTAGGATCGGCGCCACCCGCAGGGCACCGGCCGGCAGTAGCGGCAGGCCCCACGCGAAGAAGCCGAACGCGCCCACCTTGTAGAGCGAGCCGAGCACGTCGGCGGCGCCCGAGGGGTGGTTCTGCTCGTTGAGGTCGACGAGCCAGGAGTGGAGCGGCCAGATGGGCAGCTTCACCGCCATGCCGATGGCGAGGCCGACGAACAGCCACGTCTGCGTGGCGACCGGCAGTTCGGGGGCGGCGAGCATCAGGTCGATGACGTGGAACGACGCGGCGCCGGAGAGCGCCTTGACGGCGAGGATGCTGATCAGCATGAAGAACGAACCCGTCACCGCGTACACGAGGTACTTGACGGTCGCCTCGCGGCGCCGCTCGCCGCCCCAGATGCCGAGCAGCAGCAGGCCGGGGATGAGGGTGGCCTCCCAGAAGACGTAGAAGAGGACGAGGTCCTTGGCGAGGAAGATGCCGTTGAGGCCGCCCAGGGCCACGAGCAGCAGCGCGGCGAAGCCGGCGGCGCCGCTCGCCACGCGCGTCGTGGCGACGAGCACCGCTGGGATCATCATGAGGGCGGCCGCGAAGGTCAGGACGGAGCCCGCGCCGTTGCCGTCGAGCGAGAAGCTCACGCCGATGCCGGGCAGCCAGGTCAGGTCGAGGGGGCGGGTGCCCGGCAGGAAGATGGCGAGCACCAGCGTGGCGACGGCGCCGGCGACGGCCAGCACGCGCGCCAAGGGGAGGACGCGGCGGGCCAGCATGACGAGCGCTGCCGCCACGAGCGGGACGACGATCATCGCGAGCGCTATCACTTGAGCACCCCTAGCAGCGCCGCGACCAGCGCGAGGCCGGCGGCACCCACGAACATCGCGAAGGCGTAGGCCCTGATGTGGCCCGACTGCCACCTTCGGACGACGCCGCCGAGGAGGGGGACGAGTCCGGCAAGGGACACGAGCCCGCGGTCGACGACCTCCTTGTCGAGCAGGCTCACGGCCTCGGCCGCGCCGCTACCCGTGTCGGTGAAGAGCGCCTTGTAGAGGGGGTCGAAGCCGAACGCCCCACGCGACGCCCCGGCGAGCACCGTGTCGCCCGCGCGCTTGGCGAGGGCGCCCTTGGAGGTGACGTAAACCCAGTACCCGAGCCCGAGCCCCACCAGGGCGACCGCGGCGGAACCCAGCACGAGCAACCACTCGGTCGCGACGCTCGGGTGCGAGAACTCCCCCGCCGCGGTGGCGCGCGCCAACCACGCCTGGACGCGGTTGTCCGTGAGGAAGGCGGGCAGTCCCACGTAACCGATGAGGACGCTGCCGATGGCGAGCACGACGAGGGGCGCCGTCATCACGGCGGGCGACTCGTGCACCCGTTCCGCCACGCCGCGGTCCAGTCGCTCCTCGCCCCCGAAGATCAGGTAGTACCAGCGGAACATGTAGAAGGCGGTGATGCCGGCAGTGATCATCAGCAGCCAGAACAGCACCCCACCTCCCACGTCGGCCAGCACGCCGCTCGTGAAGGTCGCGACGACGATGGCGTCCTTGCTGAAGAAGCCCGACAGGAACGGCACGCCCGCGATGGCCAGCGTCGCTATCAACGCCGTCGTGCCTGTCACCTTCATGCGCTTGCCGAGGCCGCCCATCTTGCGGATGTCCTGCTCGCCGCCCAGGGCGTGGATGACGGAGCCGGCGCCGAGGAAGAGCAGCGCCTTGAAGAAGGCGTGGGTGAGCACGTGGAAGATGCCGGCCCAGTACGCGCCGGCCCCCACGGCCGCCACCATGAAGCCGACCTGGGAGATGGTCGAGTAGGCGAGGATGCGCTTGATGTCGGTCTGGCCCACCGCCGCGATGGCGGCGACGAGCGCGGTGAGCACCCCGATCCAGGCGACGGTGGCGAGGGCGCCCGGCGCCACCGCGTAGACGGCGCTGGTCCTGGCGATCAGGTAGACGCCGGCCGTGACCATGGTGGCGGCGTGGATGAGCGCCGACACCGGGGTGGGCCCGGCCATGGCGTCCGGCAGCCAGACGTGCAGCGGCAACTGCGCCGACTTGCCGGTGGCCGCCAGTAGGTAGAGGAGCCCGATGCCCGTGAGGGCGGCGGAGCCGTAGAGCATGGTGGGCGCCATGGCGGTCACCGTCGCGATGTCGAGCGTGCCGAACACCTTGAAGGTCAGGAACATGGCGAGCAGGAAACCGAAGTCGCCGACGCGGTTGACGATGAAGGCCTTGCGGCCGGCGCCGGCGTTGGCGAGGTCCTTGTACCAGAAGCCGATGAGGAGCATCGAGCAGACGCCCACGCCCTCCCAGCCGACGAACATGAGCACGAAGGAGTCGGCCATCACTAGCACGAGCATGGAGGCGACGAACAGGTTGAGCTGCGCGAAGAAGCGCGAGTAACCGTCGTCGCCGTGCATGTAGCCGATGGCGTACACGTGGATGAGGAAGCCGACGCCCGTGATGATCATCATCATCAGGACGCTCAACTGATCCAGGTGGAAGCCCAGCGAGACGGTGAAGTCGCCGGCCCGCAGGAACTCGCCGAAGCCCACCCTGACGGCCTCGCCCCCGCCGGCCACGCCGATGAAGGCGAGGAGCGACAGCACGAAGCCGGCGCCGACCGCCACGCTGCCGACGATGCCGGGGGCGGGCTCCTTCAGGTTCTTGCCGAAGAAGGCGTTCACGAGCGCACCCACCAGCGCGATCAGCGGCGCCAGCGACGCCCAGGCGACCATGTCGGTCATGCGCGCACCTCCGAGAGCTCGTCCACGTTGGTGCTCACGCGGTTACGGAAGATGGCGACCAGTATGCCCAGCCCGACGGCGACCTCCGCGGCCGCAACGGCCAGGACGATGAAGACGGCGGCCTGGCCGTCCAGCGCGATGCGAGCGCCGCCGGCGCTCCACGCCCGCGCGTAGGCGACCATGGCGAGGTTGGCCGCGTTGAGCATCAGCTCGACCGACAGGAACAGCATGATGGCGCTGCGCCGCGTCAGCACGCCGACGCCTCCCAGCACGAACAGCACGGCGCTCAGGGCCACGTAGTACTCGGTGGCTACCACCTCAGCGCCCCCCGCCGGCGGCCTCGGAGACCGGCGCGCCTTCCCCGCCGACCCCGAGATACGGCTCGTGCGGAGCGCCGCGACCGGCCAGGCTCCGTTCCTGCGGGCGCGTCTCCGGCGCCGCGCGCTGCACCAACCCGACAGCCGCCACGACGCCCGTCAGGAGCAGCACGCCCACCAACTGGAAGGCCAGCAGGTAGTCCGTGAAGAGCACCTCGGCGATGCTGCCCGCGTTGCCGCCCGCCAGCGTCGTCGTCACGACGTCGGCCGCCGGGAGCGGCCTGGCGCTGATGACGGCGACCGCGACCACGGCCACGGCCGCCACCGCGGCCGCCACCCAGGCGGCCGGCCTCAGCCAGGCGAGGCGGTCGCCGAGCCGCTCGCCGCCCACGTTCAGGAGCATGATGACGAAGAGGAAGAGGACCATGATGGCGCCCGCGTAGACGATCACCTGCACGGCGGCCAGGAAGTGCGCCTGGAGGGTGACGTACGTGACGGCCAACGCCAGCAGCGTGCCGACCAACGCCAGGGCGGCGTGCACCGGTTGGCGCAGCGTCACGACGCCCACGCCCCCGGCGACGAGCAGGACTGCCAGAACGGCGAAGCCGACCATGTCAGTAGTCCACGCCTTCCAGCTCGACGCGGTGGTCGGCGTCGAAGCCGAGCCTCACGTCCTTGCCCTTCGCCTCCGCCTCGCGCCGCTGCCACTTGCTACCCTTGGTGCCGACGAGCATGTCTTCCTTGCGGTAGACGAAGTCCTGGTAGCGGAAGTCGGCCAGCTCGAACTCGTGACCGAGCACGACGGCGCCGGTGGGGCACGCCTCCTCGCAGAAGCCGCAGAAGATGCAGCGCAGCATGTTGATCTCGTAGATCTTGGCGTAGCGTTCGCCGGCCGAGGTGGGGTTGTCAGGGTCGTTCTCGGCCGCCTCGACGTAGATGCAGTAGGTGGGGCACGCCGCGGCGCATAGCGAGCAGCCGATGCACTTCTCGAGGTCAGTGTCGGGGTGCCGCAACAGGTGGTGCCGGCCGCGGAAGCGCGCCTGCATGTCGACCTTGTCGCGCGGGTACTGCACCGTGACCGGCCGCTTGAACAGGTAGCCGAGGGTGAGGCCCATCCCCTTGGCGATGTCGATAACGCTCATGAGCGTGCACCTCCGTGGCGCGGCGCGCCTGGCCGCGGCGGGCGGGGGGCGGCGCCGACGAGGTCAGATGACATAGGCGATCACCGCCCCGGTGACGAGCGCGGCGACGAGCGCGAACTCGAAGACGTAAAGCCAGCCGAAGCGCATGAGCTGGTCGTAGCGCAGCCGCGGCAGCGTGGCCTTGAGCCAGATGAACAGGAACATGAAGATGGCCATCTTCAGGACCAGCCACACGATCGGCCACTCCGAGATGCCCGGCACGACCGCGTCGAGGAACCGCGGTCCGCGGTAGCCGCCAAGGAAGAGGGTGCTGATGAAGGCGGACGCGGTCATCATGTTGACGTACTCGGCCATCTGGTAGAGCGCCCACTTGATGGAGGAGTACTCGGTCAGGTAGCCGGCGACCAACTCCTGCTCGGCCTCCGGCAGGTCGAACGGGGTGCGGTTCACCTCGGCCGTCCCACTGATCACGAACGTGACGAACGCCAGCGCCAGCCCCGGCCAGAGCCAGGGGCTGACCGACCAGATCCCCACCTCGACGATCTCGCGCAGGTTGAGGGTGCCGGCCACCATGATGACGGCCAGCACGCTGAGGCCGAGGCCCAGCTCGTAGGAGATGATCTGGGCGCTCGAGCGCAGCGACCCCAGGAGCGAGTACTTGCTGTTGGACGCCCAGCCGCCGAGGAATATGCCGTACACGCCCAGCGAGGTCGCAGCGAAGATGTACAGGATCCCGATGTCGAGGTCCATGACCCACGGGTTGAGGCCGAAGAGGCTGCCGGCCGGCCCGGCCGGGATGGCGCCGAAGGCCGACAGCGCGAAGACGATGCTGATGGCCGGCGCCAGCACGAGCACGAACTTGTCCGCCGCGCTCACGACGAGGTCTTCCTTGAAGACGGTCTTGATGGCGTCGGCTATCGGCTGCAGCCACCCGCCCGGCCCCGTGAGGTTCGGGCCGTAGCGGTGCTGGAACCGTCCGAGGAGCTTCCGTTCGATGACCGTCATGTAGGCGAACGCGCCCAGGAGGACGACGCATAGGACGAGCGCCTTGATGAAGGTCACCCAGAGCGGATCGTGGACCACTACGCGACCTCCAACCTGGCCTGCTCGACGACGACGTTGGCGAGGTCGGCCTGGGCGAGTCCCACGGGTTGATCTGGTAGGCACGGGATGGTGGCGAGGCCCGGCTCGACGGCGTCGGTGACGCTCACCACGGCGCGCCGCCAGGTGGCGCCCACCTTGAGCCGCACCTCGGCCCCGTCGGCGAGGCCGTGCTTGGCGGCGTCGTCGGGGTGGAGGCGCAGCCTGGGGCCACCGGTCGCGGCCGCCAGGTGCCGGTTGAGATGCAAGAACTCAGCGCGCGCCATGCTAGGCACGATCAGGACGTTGCCCGCCTGAGCGGCAGCCGCCTCGCGCGCCACGACCTTGGCGGGGCCGCGCGTCTTGAGGCGCGGCAGTGTGCCGGCGTCCGGCAACTCGGCCAGGTCGAGGTCGAAGCGCTTCTTGAGGGTGCGCCTCGCGGAGCGCACGCTGCGTCCCTCGAGCCTCTGGCCGAGCGCCTCGCCGATGGCGCGCACGACTCCCGTGAAGTCGGCGCTCGTGCCCGCGTCGACTGGCGCGGCCCGTACCGGCAGGAAGCGCCCCTCGAGGTTGACGACCGTGCCGTCGCGCTCGTAGACGCTCGCGGCCGGTAGCACCACGTCGGCGAGATGCGCCGTCTCGGTGAGGAAGATGTCGTGCACGACCAGGAGCTCCTTGCCGCTGAGGCGCTCCTTCAGGTCGTCGTCGAGCGCCGGGTCGAGCTGCGAGACGATCAGGGCCTTCGCGCCCTCGATCATGCCGCCGTAGTCGTAGCGCTCGTGGCTGGGAAGGACGCCTAGGAGCTCGAGGCCGTAGCTGTTGGCCATCGGTCCGACCGGCATCTCCTTGACCGACACGGCCTTGATGAAGGCGCGCGCCGCCGCGGTGGCCTCGCGCCCCGCCAGCACGAAGCCGCCCAGCACCACGACGCCGTTCTTGGCGGCGGCGAGGCGGTCGACGAGCTCGCGCGCGGCGGGGGCGGACAGCCCGACGGCGGCCTCCTCCTCGGCGCTCAAGGTGGCGTTGGCGTCGTTGGCCAGCCGGGTGAGGGCGGCGAAGAACGCGGCCTCCCCCGCCACCGGGTAGCGGGCCGCGGCGCCGGCGTGACGCATCAGGTCGACGCGGTAGGGCGCCGCCACCGCGAGGATCTCGCGCCTGCGGGGCATGCGCTCCTTGAGGCGCAGGTCGGCGATGGGCACGCCGTGCGCCATGAGCGCGGGGGGCGTGACCCCCTTGAGCGCGTCCTTGATGCGCAGGTCGAGGATGCCGGCCTCCTCGGTCACGTCGCCCACCACCAGGATGGCGTCGGCGGTCGCGAGGTCGGTCAGCGTCGCTGCCTCGCGCGCGGGGAGCACCCCGGCGGCTGGCCTGGGAGCGTGATCGACCTGCCCGGTGCCGAGGGCCTCGGCGAGCGCCATGGCGGCCACGCCCTCCTCGAGGGTGGAGTCGGCGCGGATGGCGATGCCGACGTCCTTGCCGCTCAGCCCCTTCAGGCGCTCCGCGATGAAGGCGGCCGCCTCGTCCCAGGTGGCGGGCTTGAGCTCGCCCTGGCGCCTGACGAGCGGTTCCGTGAGCCGGCCGGGGGCCGAGGCGTACTCGTGGCCGAAACGCACGCCGTCGTCGATCCACGTCTTGTTGACCTCGGGGTTGAGGCCGGCCTTGATGCGCTCGATGCGGCCCGTGCGGGCGTCGACGATGATGGCCGTGCCGGTGGCGTCGTCCATGCTGGTCGTGCGCGTGTGGTCGTACTCCCAGTTGCGGCCGCGGAAGCGGCTGGAGGCGTCGAGCAGGGCCCCGACCGGGCAGATGTCGGCGATGTTGCCCGTGAAGTTGTTGGGCAGGCCCGCGTCGGCCGTGTCGATGTAGGTGTGCGAGGTGCGGTCGATGAAGTCGAGGATCTCGTCGCCAGGCACCTCCTCGAAGTAGCGCACGCAGCGCTTGCACTGGATGCAGCGCTCGCGGTCGAGCGTGATGAGCTCGGAGAGCGGGTAGTGCTTGTCGAAGTGGCGCTTGTCGAACTCGAAGCGCGACAGGCCGTCGCCGTACTCGTAGCTGCGGTCCTGCAGCTCGCAGGCGCCGCCCTTGTCGCACACCGGGCAGTCGAGGGGGTGGTTGACGAGGTGGAACTCGACCATGCCGTTGCGGATGTCCTTGACGTGCTTGGACTCCGTGTCGATGACCATGCCCTCCATCACCTGAGTGGTGCAGGTGGCCATCAGGTTGGGGAACCAGAAGATCTTGGGCTCGCCCGTCTCCTCGTCCAGGATCCAGCTGCCGTCCCTGTCCTTGCGGGGCGCGCCCACCTTGGCCAGGCACATGCGGCAGGCGCCGATGGGAGACATGTACTCCTGGCTGCAGAAGTAGGGCACGTCGCTCCCCGCCGCGAACACGGCGTCTATGGCGCTCGTGCCGGGCGCCAGGTCGAGCTCGACTTCGTTGACGCGTACCTTCATGCTTGCCACCAGTCGGCCTTCGGGTACTTGGACTTGCCGTGCTCCGCCAGGTACTCGTACTCGTCGCGGAACCACTTGAGGCTGGCCTGCACGGGCATGATGCAGGCGTCGGCCAGCGGGCAGAAGGCGGTGCCGCGGATGTTGCCGGCCACGCTCTCGAGCAGGTCGACGTCGCCGGGGTTCGCCTGGCCGGACACGAGCTTCTGGTAGATGCGCGGGAGCCAGTGACCGACGCCCTCGCGGCACGGCGTGCACTTACCGCACGACTCGTGGCTGTAGAAGCGCACGAGGTTGTAGAGCGCGTTCACGATGCACTTCTCGCGCGGGATGACGATCACGCCGCCCGTGCCCAACATGGACGAGTTCTTGGCCAGCGTGCCGTAGTCCATCGCCATGTCGAGGAAGCGGTCCTCCCACGGGAACATGGGGGTGGAGGAGCCGCCCGGGATGAACGCCTTCGGCTCCATGGTGGGCCCGCCCGCGAAGTCGTAGATGAGCTCGCGGAAGGTGGCGCCCATCGGCATCTCGTAGACGCCCGTGCGCTTCACGGGCCCGGAGATCTGGTAGAGCTTGGTGCCCTTGCTGTCGTCCGTGCCCATGGACGCGAACCAGGCGGCGCCCTTGTTGATGATGTGGACGGCGCTCGTCAGGCTCGTGACGTTGTTGATGGTCGTGGGCCGCCCGTACATGCCGGCGGCCGCCGGGAAGGGCGGCTTGAGGCGCGGGTTGGCCCTGAGACCCTCGAGCGAGTTCATGAGCGCCGTCTCCTCGCCGCAGATGTAGGCACCGGCGCCCGCGTGGACGGTGATGTCGAACGAGAAGTCGGTCCCGAACAGGCCCGTGCCGAGCAGCCCGGCGGCGCGCGCCTCCTTGACCGCCGCCACGGCGCGCTCGTAGCCGTGGTAGTACTCGCCGCGGATGTAGAGGAAGCCGTAGGTGACCCGCATGGCGTAGGCGGCGATGATCATGCCCTCGATCAACTGGTGCGGGTCGTCCTCGAGGATGTAGCGGTCCTTGAACGAGCCGGGCTCGGACTCGTCGGCGTTGCAGACCAGGTAGCGGGCCTTGCCGTCGGGCGGGCCCATGANNNNNNNNNNNNNNNNNNNNNNNNNNNNNNNNNNNNNNNNNNNNNNNNNNNNNNNNNNNNNNNNNNNNNNNNNNNNNNNNNNNNNNNNNNNNNNNNNNNNGACTCGTCGGCGTTGCAGACCAGGTAGCGGGCCTTGCCGTCGGGCGGGCCCATGAACGACCACTTGACGCCCGTCGGGAAGCCGGCGCCGCCGCGGCCGCGCAGGCCCGACGCCTTGACCTCGTCGATCACCTGCGCGGGGGTCATCTCGGTGACCGCCTTGCGGGCGGCTTCGTAGCCGCCGTGCGAGCGGTAGAAGTCGAGCGTGTGCGCCCCCTCGACCCCCACGTAGCGGTACATGGTGACCTCGTACCTCGGGTCGTGGCGGCTGCGGATGGGCGCCGGCTTGGTGTCGGCGACTTGGTCCGTCACCTCAACC
Above is a genomic segment from Trueperaceae bacterium containing:
- the nuoF gene encoding NADH-quinone oxidoreductase subunit NuoF → MGPPDGKARYLVCNADESEPGSFKDRYILEDDPHQLIEGMIIAAYAMRVTYGFLYIRGEYYHGYERAVAAVKEARAAGLLGTGLFGTDFSFDITVHAGAGAYICGEETALMNSLEGLRANPRLKPPFPAAAGMYGRPTTINNVTSLTSAVHIINKGAAWFASMGTDDSKGTKLYQISGPVKRTGVYEMPMGATFRELIYDFAGGPTMEPKAFIPGGSSTPMFPWEDRFLDMAMDYGTLAKNSSMLGTGGVIVIPREKCIVNALYNLVRFYSHESCGKCTPCREGVGHWLPRIYQKLVSGQANPGDVDLLESVAGNIRGTAFCPLADACIMPVQASLKWFRDEYEYLAEHGKSKYPKADWWQA
- a CDS encoding NADH-quinone oxidoreductase subunit F (part of NADH-ubiquinone oxidoreductase complex I; shuttles electrons from NADH, via FMN and iron-sulfur (Fe-S) centers, to quinones in the respiratory chain; NuoF is part of the soluble NADH dehydrogenase fragment, which represents the electron input part of NADH dehydrogenase), with the translated sequence MYRYVGVEGAHTLDFYRSHGGYEAARKAVTEMTPAQVIDEVKASGLRGRGGAGFPTGVKWSFMGPPDGKARYLVCNADES